In Curtobacterium sp. MCPF17_002, one genomic interval encodes:
- a CDS encoding RES domain-containing protein, giving the protein MTPSRNEVAQRPPRDELDLTDFPVEESRGTTFYRAKRHDRGAWWFASTEPDADGVDGGRFDLALPRGTCYWADAVEVAVRERLAAHVLTTNTVFTSRAREMVVVAARASRGRRFADVTHPAAVRSGVGAELQTMGDYRVPQSWARAFDAAGFAGVRYSTRFTSAAAANAWAVFGAAGVPKRPRPERVHRDGVTACRESGIRVLDDGSDAGPERFTFATPPAD; this is encoded by the coding sequence GTGACCCCCAGCCGGAACGAGGTCGCCCAGCGTCCGCCACGGGACGAGCTCGACCTCACGGACTTCCCCGTCGAGGAATCCCGCGGCACCACCTTCTACCGGGCGAAGCGGCACGATCGCGGCGCGTGGTGGTTCGCCAGCACCGAGCCGGACGCCGACGGTGTGGACGGCGGCCGGTTCGACCTCGCGCTCCCGCGGGGCACCTGCTACTGGGCCGACGCGGTCGAGGTCGCCGTGCGGGAGCGGCTGGCGGCGCACGTCCTCACGACGAACACGGTGTTCACGTCCCGCGCGCGGGAGATGGTCGTCGTCGCGGCCCGGGCCTCCCGCGGGCGCCGGTTCGCCGACGTCACGCACCCCGCAGCCGTGCGGTCCGGGGTCGGCGCCGAGCTCCAGACGATGGGCGACTACCGCGTGCCGCAGTCATGGGCACGTGCCTTCGACGCCGCGGGGTTCGCCGGGGTCCGGTACAGCACCCGGTTCACGAGTGCCGCGGCGGCGAACGCGTGGGCGGTGTTCGGCGCGGCCGGGGTGCCGAAGCGCCCGCGGCCCGAGCGTGTCCACCGCGACGGTGTGACCGCGTGCCGCGAGTCCGGGATCCGGGTGCTCGACGACGGCTCCGACGCCGGGCCGGAGCGCTTCACGTTCGCCACGCCGCCGGCGGACTGA
- a CDS encoding siderophore-interacting protein, producing the protein MSSKPKRPQHVFVVHHTEHLSPHMVRVHLGGPAFDDFVAAADHERLQATDKYVKLLLAKPSLGLTPPYDLEALRDTLPKDDRPARRTYTVRAVDHTAKTIAVDFVVHGDEGLAGPWASAAQPGDLLALSGPGGGYTPSTDPAVTHVLLGDDSALPAISSALEALPDSATGVALVEVAGAADEQPIAHPAGVDLRWLHRDATGAEPGTLLLETTRALERASRPVQVFAHGERTAMKAIRRLLQDDWGLEKSEMSLSAYWALGRAEDRFQEEKREPIGVIFTE; encoded by the coding sequence ATGAGCTCGAAACCCAAACGCCCCCAGCACGTCTTCGTCGTCCACCACACGGAGCACCTCTCCCCCCACATGGTCCGGGTGCACCTCGGCGGTCCCGCCTTCGACGACTTCGTCGCCGCAGCCGACCACGAGCGGCTGCAGGCCACGGACAAGTACGTGAAGCTCCTGCTCGCGAAGCCGTCGCTCGGCCTGACGCCCCCGTACGACCTCGAGGCACTCCGCGACACCCTGCCGAAGGACGACCGGCCCGCCCGACGCACGTACACGGTGCGCGCCGTCGACCACACCGCGAAGACCATCGCCGTCGACTTCGTCGTGCACGGCGACGAGGGCCTCGCCGGCCCGTGGGCATCCGCCGCGCAGCCCGGCGACCTCCTCGCGCTCTCCGGCCCCGGCGGCGGCTACACGCCGTCGACCGATCCCGCCGTCACGCACGTGCTGCTCGGCGACGACAGCGCCCTGCCCGCGATCTCCTCCGCCCTGGAGGCACTGCCCGACTCCGCCACGGGCGTCGCCCTGGTCGAGGTGGCCGGCGCCGCCGACGAACAGCCGATCGCCCACCCGGCGGGGGTCGACCTGCGGTGGCTGCACCGCGACGCCACCGGCGCCGAGCCGGGCACGCTCCTGCTGGAGACGACCCGGGCACTGGAGCGCGCCTCCCGGCCCGTCCAGGTCTTCGCGCACGGCGAGCGGACCGCGATGAAGGCGATCCGTCGGCTGCTGCAGGACGACTGGGGACTCGAGAAGTCCGAGATGTCACTGTCGGCCTACTGGGCGCTCGGGCGCGCCGAGGACCGCTTCCAGGAGGAGAAGCGCGAACCGATCGGCGTCATCTTCACCGAGTGA
- a CDS encoding GIY-YIG nuclease family protein gives MVALSCCVPGCDTASVDGAPLPLCAGHVALVAEFGAEHVGVEDALPGPCPVCGSRIGVRYPSAAVCATCEWRYGEVPDGDLAPPRVDVVYYLRMRDDFGDRIKIGTTTNPRQRLAAIPHQDLLGFERGDRRLERRRHAQFAATRYPGTEWFRVTPELLEHVAVVARGVSDPWELHARWTSEALALRG, from the coding sequence ATGGTCGCCCTCTCGTGCTGCGTGCCCGGTTGCGACACCGCCTCCGTCGACGGGGCGCCGCTGCCGCTGTGCGCGGGGCACGTCGCGCTGGTCGCGGAGTTCGGCGCGGAACACGTCGGCGTCGAGGACGCGCTTCCGGGGCCGTGCCCGGTGTGTGGGTCGCGGATCGGTGTCCGGTACCCGTCCGCGGCCGTGTGCGCGACCTGCGAGTGGCGGTACGGCGAGGTCCCCGACGGCGACCTCGCTCCCCCGCGCGTCGACGTCGTCTACTACCTGCGGATGCGGGACGACTTCGGCGACCGGATCAAGATCGGGACGACGACGAACCCGCGGCAGCGACTCGCGGCGATCCCGCACCAGGACCTGCTCGGGTTCGAGCGCGGCGACCGGAGGCTCGAGCGGCGGCGGCACGCGCAGTTCGCGGCGACGCGCTACCCGGGGACGGAATGGTTCCGGGTGACGCCGGAGTTGCTCGAGCACGTCGCCGTCGTGGCTCGGGGCGTGAGCGACCCGTGGGAGTTGCACGCGCGGTGGACGAGCGAGGCGCTGGCGCTCCGCGGGTGA
- a CDS encoding DUF4287 domain-containing protein, producing MTAHRVTAPEPPADGTKPKGPASYFPSIEKTYGRPVQEWLDLVAERLDGHQHMEVVGWLKSEHGLGHGHANALVAYVRNALAS from the coding sequence ATGACCGCTCATCGCGTGACCGCACCGGAGCCGCCCGCCGACGGCACGAAGCCGAAGGGGCCGGCCTCGTACTTCCCGAGCATCGAGAAGACGTACGGGCGCCCGGTGCAGGAGTGGCTCGACCTCGTTGCGGAGCGCCTGGACGGCCACCAGCACATGGAGGTCGTCGGCTGGCTGAAGTCCGAGCACGGTCTCGGGCACGGCCACGCGAACGCACTGGTGGCCTACGTGCGGAACGCCCTGGCTTCCTGA